From a region of the Mytilus galloprovincialis chromosome 3, xbMytGall1.hap1.1, whole genome shotgun sequence genome:
- the LOC143066856 gene encoding NPC intracellular cholesterol transporter 2-like, protein MIKLTIFSCVLVAASAIVIHNYRDCGSRDGLVKSIDISPCTAEPCKLKRGTNVTVAITFTSKVDTTRVTTSVHGILGFIPIPFVGIPKDACANNNVDHCPIVNGETIVYSNQIYVNPVYPLLRVTVEFEVKDDHHDMVCFKFPTEIVKMETSTTSLVLLMLAGLTVAIDIQFKYCKNGPQNLKRVNISPCDKLPCVFHHGVNVTVKVDFVSPASSATLDAEIFGVLAGIPIKFNMPNPNGCNDCGITCPIKQNMEYVYSSEFFVMKSYPNIQLVVQWDLRGANKDFLFCFEFPMTIVD, encoded by the exons ATGATCAAGTTAACAATATTCTCTTGTGTTTTGGTCGCAGCTTCTGCTATCGTCATTCATAACTACAGGGACTGTG GTTCCCGAGATGGACTTGTCAAATCAATTGACATCAGCCCTTGTACAGCAGAACCTTGTAAATTGAAACGTGGAACAAATGTCACAGTCGCCATTACATTTACCTCAA AAGTCGACACAACAAGAGTAACAACATCAGTTCATGGAATTCTGGGATTTATACCAATTCCTTTTGTGGGAATCCCAAAAGATGCATGCGCAAATAATAATGTTGATCATTGTCCAATCGTAAATGGCGAAACAATTGTATACTCAAACCAAATATATGTAAATCCCGTATATCCATTG TTGAGAGTAACAGTTGAGTTCGAAGTAAAGGATGATCATCACGATATGGTTTGCTTCAAGTTCCCAACGGAAATTGTC AAAATGGAAACCTCAACAACATCTCTCGTCCTTCTGATGCTCGCCGGGTTGACGGTAGCGATTGATATTCAATTCAAATACTGCA AGAATGGACCCCAGAACCTTAAAAGAGTCAATATTAGTCCTTGTGATAAACTTCCGTGTGTTTTCCATCATGGGGTTAATGTAACAGTCAAAGTAGATTTTGTTTCAC CTGCAAGTTCTGCCACGTTGGATGCAGAGATTTTTGGCGTACTCGCTGGTATTCCTATAAAGTTTAACATGCCTAATCCTAATGGTTGTAATGATTGCGGAATAACATGTCCTATCaaacaaaatatggaatatgtttACAGCAGTGAATTTTTCGTCATGAAGAGCTATCCAAAT ATCCAGCTTGTCGTACAATGGGACTTGAGGGGTGCAAacaaggactttctgttttgttttgaatttccaATGACTATTGTTGACTGA